The Candidatus Zixiibacteriota bacterium DNA segment GGCTGAAGTCGAACAGACGTCCCAAGACCAGGTCAATGACCAGATACAGCGAGGGCGGGCTGAGCAGCATCGTCATGGCGGTGAACAGCAACGGCGGAACGGGACAGTACGGCTTGGGCCTGGCTCACCCTGGTCCGAGTTGCCTTTGCAAGAGGATCGATCCCGATAGCGCGGCGCCCGAGAGACCCCGGTACTCGACGGGGCGCCTCGGGCGCAGTGATTAGGAGAGCAGGCGGCGGGACACGGTCTGTCTACTTCTTCTTCTCCTTTACCTTCTCCTTCTCTTTCTCTTTTACCTCTTCCGCTTCTTCTTCCTCTTCCTTCTTCTCGCCGATCACTTCGGGCGCCCCGGCGGCACCCTCAGCGGCGGCCGCACCCTCGGCAACCGGGACGGCCTCCTTGACCACCGTCGGCGGCACGACTGAGGCGATGGTGTGCTCAGGACCGGTGACGACCACGACGCGCTCAATCGAGATGTCGCGCACATGAATCGCATCGCCGATCCCGAGGGCCGAGACGTCGACGTCAATGACCTCGGGGATGTCCGCCGGCAGGGCCTCGACTTCCAGCTCGCGCATCGTGTGTTGCAGGATCCCGCCGAAGTTCTTCACGCCGTCGGCGACACCGCGCACGCGCACGGGCACCGTGACGCTGATCTTCTTGGTGGGGAGAATGTGGAGGAAATCGACGTGCAGAACGCCGCCGGTGATCGGATCGTGCTGCACGTCCTTGACCAGAGCCAACTCCGTGCCGGAATCAGAACCCTGGACGCTCAAATCAACGAGCACGTGCTCTGACGAGGACTTCTTGAGCACAGAGGCAAACTCTCGTGCGTTGACCGATAGTGCCACCGGTGCTGTGTGCTCGCCATAGAGAATGGCCGGGACCAGGCCGCCCAGGCGGAGTTGACGGGCCCCTCCCTTGCCTGCGGCAGTACGGGGACGGGCGGAAAGCGGCAGTGATTTCATACGATGGGCTCCTCACAGGTTGCAGATGTCAGGCCCCGGTCGGGGCGTTTGTACCTACGCGTGGCGATTCCGGTTGTTTGGGGGCATCGTCCGGCCGTCCCCGTTCCCGATGAACGTCTGCCCCGTTGGGCTCGGAGGGGAACAGCGCCGATACCGATTCCTCATGGGTGATCCGGGCGATGGCCTCGGCGAACAGACGGGCCGTGGAGATGACTTCGACATTCGGCGGCAGCGACCGCTGCGTCAGGTCGATCGTGTCGGCGACCAGGAGACGCTCGATCGGCGAGTCCGCGATCCGCTCCAACGACCGACCCGACAGAACCGGATGCGTGCAACAGGCATAGATGCAATGCGCACCCCCCTGTTTCACGGCCTTGGCGGCCTCGGTCAATGTCCCGGCCGTGTCGACCATGTCATCCCGGAGGATCACCGTTTTCCCGGCGATGGTGCCGATGATGTTGAGCACCTCGGCCTGGTTGGGGCCGGGGCGGCGCTTGTCGATGATGGCCAGACCGCAGGAGAGGGTCTTGGCAAAGGCACGCGCCATCTTGATCGACCCGACATCGGGAGTGACGACCACCGGATCGCTGATGCCGAGCTTGAGGAAATAGTCATTGAAGACAATCGCCGAATAGAGGTGGTCGGAGGGGATGTCGAAGAAGCCCTGAATCTGCGACGCATGAAGATCCATCGTCAGCACCCGGTCGGCCCCGGCGACGGTGATCATGTTGGCGACCAGACGCGCCGTGATCGAGACACGGGGCTGGTCCTTGCGGTCGGCGCGCGCATAGCCGAAGTAGGGAATGACCGCCGTGATCCGCTTGGCCGAGGCGCGACGGGCGCAGTCGATCAGCATCAGCAGCTCCATCAGGTTTTCGGCGGG contains these protein-coding regions:
- a CDS encoding 50S ribosomal protein L25, which codes for MKSLPLSARPRTAAGKGGARQLRLGGLVPAILYGEHTAPVALSVNAREFASVLKKSSSEHVLVDLSVQGSDSGTELALVKDVQHDPITGGVLHVDFLHILPTKKISVTVPVRVRGVADGVKNFGGILQHTMRELEVEALPADIPEVIDVDVSALGIGDAIHVRDISIERVVVVTGPEHTIASVVPPTVVKEAVPVAEGAAAAEGAAGAPEVIGEKKEEEEEAEEVKEKEKEKVKEKKK
- a CDS encoding ribose-phosphate pyrophosphokinase, with amino-acid sequence MEPELKIITGNGNRPLAQKIAAQLDRRLTACTVTRFSDNEVFVQIDENIRGSDLFIVQSTNSPAENLMELLMLIDCARRASAKRITAVIPYFGYARADRKDQPRVSITARLVANMITVAGADRVLTMDLHASQIQGFFDIPSDHLYSAIVFNDYFLKLGISDPVVVTPDVGSIKMARAFAKTLSCGLAIIDKRRPGPNQAEVLNIIGTIAGKTVILRDDMVDTAGTLTEAAKAVKQGGAHCIYACCTHPVLSGRSLERIADSPIERLLVADTIDLTQRSLPPNVEVISTARLFAEAIARITHEESVSALFPSEPNGADVHRERGRPDDAPKQPESPRVGTNAPTGA